The following DNA comes from Chitinophaga nivalis.
GCAATACACGCAGATGTGGTTTTACCCGTCGTATTTTTCACCGCACGGTTCAGGTGATTCACATGTACCGACAAACACGCGGCAAAGTCCCGGGGCCTTCTGAGGTTAACGACTGCCTGCAGGGTATTCACCGGAAACTGCAACTCCAGCAATTCCATAAACAGCGCCGCGATCCGGGCATCCGCCACCGCCCCCACCGGCGTCACCGCCGGCGCTGGTTGCATCTTCATGACGGTGTGCACCAGCTCATATACCAGCGTGCGTAATACATCATATTTATAGGCATAATCTGAATGCAATTCGGTTTCCATCCGCTGATAGATAGCCGTTATGGCAACAACTTCCGCCGGCGTTGGAAAATAGACCGGGTTATGCTGCGGGTTAAAAACAGGGTACGCTTTAATATTCCCGAACTGATGAAAAAATGATTCCGTAAAGATGCAAAACAATTCATGCTGACTTTCTTCCAACCGCTCTAACTGATAAGGTACATAGGGACTGGCAAACAGCAGGGCGCTGTCTGTGATGGTAATGGTTTTATCGGCATAGTGACACCGCGTTTTACCCATGATGAGTTTAATCTTGTAAAAATCTTTCCGGCTGAAAGCCGGTGGTATCAACACCTGACCTGCATCTGCAGGCCAGCGCATCACATTAAAATGTTCCGGGGATTTACCCAATCCTTCCGGTACAGGACGCATTTTTTCTTTATAAAAATCCGTCAGGCTTTCCATTTTTTGCATGCCCTAAATTACAGCTTATTTCCCGCGCAGCAGTCATTGTTTGATTTTTACCATGCTTTGTTTGATATCGGCTATACTCCCGAATACCAACGTTATAATTTTGCTGTGTGAAGATGACCAACCTTCTTCACTTCATTCAATCAGTTGTCAACTATGATGGATTTAACACACTACCGGACCCTGGGTCAATCCGGCCTGCGGGTAAGCCCGCTGGCACTGGGTACCATGACCTTCGGGGAAGACTGGGGATGGGGCAGCACACCTGCCACCGCCGCGCAAATATTAGCTGCCTATCTGGAAGCCGGCGGTAACATCATTGATACCGCCAACGTATATACGAAAGGGCATGCAGAAAAAATCATCGGGGATTATATCCGGCAATCGGCGATCCGCCGCGACCAGCTGGTGATTTCCACCAAATTCTTCTGCAATCTGTATCCGGGAGATCCCAACGGTGGCGGTACCGGCAGGAAAGCCATCATCGCTTCCCTGGAAAATTCGCTTCGCAGACTACAGACAGATTACATAGATATCTATTGGATGCATGCCTTTGATCCGCATACGCCCATCGCGGAAACCATGTCGGCCCTGCATCACCTGGTAACGGCCGGCAAAGTGCGCTACATCGCCGTATCAGATACACCAGCCTGGAAAGTAGCGCAGGCGCAACTCCTGGCACTGCAACATGGCTGGACGCCTTTCATTGGATTGCAACTGGAATATTCCCTGCTCGAACGCACCGCAGAAGGGGAGCTGATACCGATGGCTCAGGAGCTGGGACTGGGCGTCATGCCCTGGTCGCCGTTAAAAGAAGGCGTACTTAGCGGCAAATACACCCGGGAGAACAGCGGCCAGCCACAAAGCGGCAGAAACCACCTGCGGATAAAACCAGCTTTTCCGGAAGCCACCTATCAGCTGATCGACCAGCTGATTGCCATCAGCCACACCAAAGGCTGTAGCCCTGCAGCCGTGGCGCTGGCCTGGGTTATCAGCCGCCCGGGGGTAACTTCTACCCTGGCTGGCGCCCGCACGCCGGAACAGCTGCAGCAAAACCTGGCAGCTTTGGCGATTACCCTTACACCGGAAGAAATACAATCGCTGGAAGCGCTGAGCACACCCGTACTTAGCTTTCCGATACCTTTTCTGCGCAATGGCGTAGGTGACCTCGCCCAAGCGGGTACCACCCTGAACGGTGTACCGGCTACGGTGCCGGCTATACTACCCACCAGCGAACAGGGGCCTTATTAACAAAGGCCTATACCAGCTCCCGAAAACGGTAGTAACTGAGATAATACAATCCATATCCCAACAGCCCGTTTATACAGATAGAAAGCCAGAACTCGTGATACAATAACAGCCCGCTCCACAACAGGTACATAAAAAACAGCAGTGGCAGATAACGGTTCATCCGTAGGCCCAGGGCATACAACCATCCCCGGAAACACAACAGGGTGCTGACGGCATACAACAGGAACAATCCGATGGCTGCCGGCGGCACCCTTCCGGCCAGACAAATCATTTCCGGTAACAACAACACGCTGTATCGTACAATGGCTTCCCCGAACAACCGGTGCCGGCTATACGGAAAACTCCGGGCGAAAGCCAGGCTGGTCATCTCAAAACGATATTCCTGGTAGATCAGGTAAGCATGTGCCGTAACCGCCGTGAGGACCAGCATACCCGTTACCCGCAGGTCCTGCCGGTTGTCGCTGAACATCCCATACAGGCCACTGGTGAGGCAGAAAAGGGAAAACGTTTTGGTAAGCAGCGTACCGGTTTTTACTTTATAAAAAAGATGATAGAGAAAAAGGCTGAAAAAAGGTTTGCCGGCACGCCAATGCCATGAACCCGGTAAAGTAAGTACCAGCCCACGTTGCAGCCGGTTTACCTGCCACACGTATACCAGGGCGCTGCCAGAGATCAACGCGGCCAGAAATAATATGGTTATCAGCGGCAACAGATAGTAGTGAAAAATCCAGCCAAAAATAAGCGCTGCCACCCCATACATTACCGCCGGCAAAAGAATGACCAGCTGTACACACCACCAGCTCCGGAACTGGCGGAGCCTGGGTAACGCAGTACTGCTATAAAACAAAAATCCATGTTCTGCTACCCGCAATTGCGCACTTACATACTGCCAGCTTTTAAGGGTGTAAAGTATCCAGCCGGCAAACAGCAGCCACATCGTAACCGGATTGCTAATAAAAGTCCGGATGACTACTACATTATAAAAGTTGGCTGCCTCACGGGTAACGTCTCCGGCCGTATTAATAAAAATGCCATAACTAACTACGACTACAAAAGCAAACAACAATAACCCGGCGTGTGCACGGTAAAAACCTGTGGCAAAAATCCGAAGCAATATGCGTGTGAGGGGCGTCTTCATTCCGGCAGGTATTTTACAGTATGATCCGCTGTATATACCATACCGGTAAGCGGAAAATCAGGTTGTTCCAGCTGCTGATGAGACGATAGCAGGAAACCCGTTCCCTGTGTGCTGTGCTTTGCTGTAATCCACGTATACAGCACCTCCAGCGAAGCGGCATCCAGGGTGATCAATGGTTCATCCAGCAGGATGAGGGTTGGCCGCCCCAGAAAAGCCAGTACCAGCGATAGTTTTTTCAGCATACCACTGGAATAGGTACCCAGTGGCTGGTGCAGATAAGCTGCCATCTCCATGCTTTCCAGGTAATACCGCTCTTCGGCTGCTGTACCGCCTCTGGCTGCCCGGAACAATGCCAGCATTTCCAGGCCGGTAAGGAATTCCGGTAATACCGGTTCTGCTTCCGCATAACTGACCAGCTTCCGGTATGCCACCGGCATTTTTTTTATACTGATATTATCGAGATGGATATTTCCGGAGAAATCCAGCACACCTGCTATCGCTTTCAGCAGGGTACTTTTTCCGGAGCCATTGGCGCCTTTCACCCAGTATATTCCCCGTTCCAGCGTCAGGCGGGCGATTTGCAGCGCCATATGGCGCTGGTAGGACTTTTCGAAATTTTCAATGTGCAGCATATACGTATCCCGGAAGCAGTGTTATCTTCGCACAGCCTTTACCCAATATATAAAATTTCAGGATATAACGGGAGCAATACCACTGCTATCTGCTGCCCCTCACTCACATAAAACGCCATCCTGAGAACAGGATAGCGCTGTTACCTATATTGATCGCTCAGTTGATAACGATACGGGATACCTTCCCGTCTAAGCCATTATTACGGATAAATGCCACCATCACGTACTCATCTTCATAGGACCTTTCGAAAGTACCTATGACATACCCTTCGGGGTTAGACCGCTTTACGTTTACAATACAAAAATCGTCATTCATCGATCCGTCCGGAGAATCAAATACCTTGATCTCACATCCTGGCCTTACGTCGTATAATTTAGCAGAACGGATTTCATCATTTGCAACCGGACGGAAATTCTGGCCTGGAGTATCCTCCACAGTCTGTACAATGTTTTGAGTAGCGTTGTTTCCTTCATAGAATACGATAATGCCCATAAGATAGTTTTTTGAGGTAAAAAAATGAGTATTACAATCTCCGAAAAAAGAGAACATGAAAGTCAACAGATAACAGCTGCCCTATTTTACAGGGTATATCTACCAACCGATATAAAGGAAAAAATAAGGTACAGCACAAATAGAGTCACCTGGAATGTATTGGTTATATTGAGATGTATGTTTGTTATGCGTGTAGTCGTGTACCGTTTGTTTACAGGGTATTAAAGATGTTGTCACCTCTTTATCTTCTTCCTGAAATTAAACTATTTTTTACATCCTTCAAAAAAAAGCTCAGGTAACACACAAGTAGTAATTACCTGTTAATCTTTAATTATCTTTGGAGAGGTTTAAAAATAAGTGCCAACGATCCTATGCAGCAATACGACGAACAAATAAACAGGATTAAGGAAAAATTGTCAGCGGCCCGGTTAAAGGATACCCAATTAAAAGTTTTCGGAGCAGACCATCATACTTACTACCTGGATAACCCCATCGACCCAACGCAGTTAACCTCTTTTGAAGCAGCATATCAGGTTGTTTTACCTCATGCCTATAAAGCATTTCTCTGCCAGGTGGGCAATGGCGGCAAATCGTATATGGATGCTGCGGCCGGTCCTTTTTATGGTATATACCCTTTCGGCAAACACCTGGACGACCTCACCACAGATCCTAAAACCTATTTAAGCCGGCCGGCAAAAATATATCCTTATATGTCGGATAGTCGCTGGACAGCCCTCAACCGGGAAATAGACAGCGAACCACCGTTATCAGACGAATTGTATGAAGCCGCAGTCGGTAATCTGTTTGCCGGCATTTTGCCGATCGGATCGCAAGGCTGTACGTATATCCATGGTCTGGTGCTGAACGGCGCCCATCAGGGCAAAGTAGTGAATATGGATACAGACCGGCAAAAGCCTGTTTTTACTTTTGAAGATAATTTTCTCGACTGGTATGAACGCTGGCTGGATGAAATTATTTCCGGAGATCTCCTCAACGAAAACGCCGGCTGGTTTGGTTATACCATAGGTGGCACCGTTCATAGCCTGCTGGAGAAATTTCATACCCTCACCATTCCGGAGGCCAAAACAGCTTGTTTAAAAGGTATCCTCAGTAAAGCCCATATCACGGATGCCGAAGCGGCTATTATTGAAAGCAAATATCTGGCTGCCGCCGCCGGCTACCAGGAACTATGGCTGAATATCCTCGTAAAATTCCGATATGACCAGGCTGTTCCTCACCTGATAACGTATAGCCATATCAGTTTGCTTCCTGTATTCCAGTTCGTTTTCTGGTATGCCAAAGACAAAGCCAGGGACTGGCTGCCTGTCATCGAAAAACAACGGCATCAGATTACCGATGAAGAAACCTTCCGGTTTTGCACCTACCTGCTGGAAGCCATGGCTATTGATTATGGTTATCTGGTGGTGCCCTTTACCCGGCATGCACAGGAAGCGATCCGGCAAACCGCCTTTTATGCGCTGGGAGAACTAAAACGGAAGGCAGACTATATCGCTATTTTTATTACCGGTTTAGGTGATCCGTCCAATGTAGTCGTACACGCCACCCTACAAGCCCTGCAGGGTATTAAAGATCCCCGGTTACTGTATCATTACAAAAAAATCACCAACCGGTTTCCGGATGAACAGGATTATATTCTGGCCAATCTCGAACATCGCCTGGCAGAAAATGGCTTATCAGTTGCCGAGCTGCGGAAAATAGAGCCGGAAGGGATGTAGTCTTTTCCTTTTCACCACCGGAAAGTGTCCACAGGTCAAATATCTTTTTCCATGCCGCTCCTTCCGGATAGGTTTGTGGAAAATTACCGTCATGTCCGCTACACCCAGACAAACGTACCTCGATTGGTTACGTATCATTGCCATTGCCGGCATATTGGTTTTTCATGCAGCGATGCCCTATGTTTCGGAATGGGAATGGCATTTAAAAAACAAGGAAACCGGGCATGTACTATTGGAGATGAACGATTTCCTGCATCGTTTCCGGATGCCGTTACTCTTCTTTATCTCCGGCATGGTGAGTTATTACATGCTGCAACACCGGACCGGCGGTAGTTTTCTGGGCTTACGTTTCCGCCGTTTATTCATTCCCCTGCTGGTGGGTATACTGATCATTGTACCGCCACAGGTATACATGCAAAGACTGGCCGAAGGATACACCGGCAATTTTTGGGACTTCTATCCCACTCTTTTCACCACGGGTGTTTATCCCCAAGGCAACATCAGCTGGCATCACCTGTGGTTTATCAGTTATCTGCTGGTATATGATATCCTGCTGGCGCCTTTGTTTATATGGCTGATCTCTGCCGGTGGAAAACGCTGGCTGCAACGGTGCAACTTTCTCGCCCGCGGTGCATTTGTATACCTGCTGATCATCCCCAGTCTGTTGATTTATACCTTTCTCTTTCTGCACTTTTCAGCGACCAATGACCTGATTCATGATTATGCCTACTTCCCTTACTGGGGGCTCTTTGTATTGGTGGGCTTTATCTGTGTGGCCCATCCCCTGCTGGCGGAAAGCCTGGAACGTAACCGGCGGCTTTCCTTTACCCTGGCCTTTACCAGCCTATTGTTCATCAACTATCTGCGTTGGAACAAGCTGGATCACTGGCAATCTATTCCCGGGTATCTCTACGACTGGAAAACCTATACTTCGCTGGCCATAGGTGGTATATGTGCGTGGATGTGGGTATTCACCGCTGTTGGCTATGGCAAAAAATATCTCAACCGTACCAGTCCGGTGCTGCCCTATCTGAATGAAGCTATCTATCCTTTTTACATCCTGCACCAGACAGTTATTGTGATACTCACCTACTACCTGATAGGCGTGCCGGATGGTATGGGCATGAAGTACCTCTTTACCGTTGTCGTGACCTTCCTGCTCACCATGTGTATGTATCATCTGTATATCCGGCCATTTGCGATCACCCGTTTTTTGTTTGGTATGAAGCCACGCCTTTCACGCCGGAAGGCCAGCCCGAAACCGGCCACCATTGTTTCTACCGAAACGGCTATTCCTGCCAGATAAATAGTTGTAACTTCCGTTTGCTATGCTGAAATTTCTCTGGAAATATATTTTCCCCGCCTGTTATGGGTTACTGGTATACTTTACCATACGGTTGCTGGCAGATGCCAATTCCGGTATGCGTTTCTGGGAACGATGGTGGGTAATTAATGCCATAGAAATAAGTTGCAGCATCGTCATGGGCTATTTTTTTGTGTGGATGTTTCACCGGCTGTACGACTACTTTGACCGGAAATGGCATATGGTCTTTTCTTACCGGCATATCACCAGGGAGCTGTGGTATGTATTTATCGTTAATCTGGTTGTACAGAACCTGTTCCTTACTCCCATGGCAGCCTTAACTGACGACGGATTACAATGGTACGACCTGGTTAACATCAATATTATTCCACTTTTTTATGCCTTTATTTACTATGGCATCAAACGCAGCAGCACCTATCTGCAGGCCTATATACAACATCAGCTGCAACTGGAAAAACTGACCAACGACCAGTTACAGACAGAGCTGAAATTTCTGAAAGCGCAATATCATCCTCATTTTTTATTCAACGCTTTAAACACCATCTATTTTCAGATGGATGAAGATATCGGCGCCGCCAAAAAAACCATGGAACAATTTGCAGAACTGCTGCGCTACCAATTGTACGACCAACAGGACACCGTGCCTGTGCGCCAGGAAATACAGTATTTACAAAATTTTATTGAGCTGCAAAAAATCAGGTCTTCCAGCAAGCTGCAGCTATCTGTAGAGATAGATGCGCAGCTGCAGGAGCAACAGATATACCCCCTGCTTTTTTTACCTTTGGTAGAAAACGCCTTTAAGTATATCGGCGGACAATACCGGCTCCATATACAGCTGCAGCAACAATCACCGGGTATTCGTTTCCGTATCACCAATTCCGTTCCCGCCAGCACCACGGCCACACGCCCCGGTGGCATCGGACTGGAAAATCTGAAACGACGACTTGCACTGCTGTATCCCGGCCAACACCTGTTTGCCACCCATATACAGGAAGACGATTTTATTGCGGAATTAAACCTTACTTTACCGGCATGAGTAATTTAACCATACGTTGTGTGATCACCGATGATGAACCCCTCGCCTCCAAAGGGTTGCTGGGGTATGCCGCAAAGACCGGATTGCTGCAGGTAGTAGCGGTATGCGAAGATGCGGTGCAGCTGAATACCATCCTCAAACAACAGCCGGTAGACCTGTTATTCCTGGATATTGAAATGCCTTATATCACCGGTATTGATTTTTTAAAAAGCTATCCTTCGCCACCGAAGGTGATCTTTACAACCGCCTACGAAAGGTACGCCATGCAAGGCTTTGAGCTGGATGTGCTGGACTATCTTTTAAAACCGATCTCATTTGAACGGTTTTTAAAGGCAACGAATAAAGCCTATGATTATTTTGCAGCTCAACAGACACCAGATCAGGCTTATTTTTTTATCCGGTCAGATAAAAAACTGGAAAAGGTGTTGTACCGGGATATCCTGTTTGCAGCGGCCCTGGAAAACTATGTGGCCATTTATACCGCAGACCGGAAAATCATTACCCACACCACGTTAAAGTCCGTGCAGGAGGCGCTGCCGGCACAACAATTCATTCAGCCGCACAAGTCTTATCTCGTGAACATACAACATATCAGCGCCATTGAAGGAAATATCCTGCACATGGGTACTCACCAGCTTCCTATCAGCAAATACCAGAAGGAAGCACTATTGGAAAAGATTGTCAACAACAGATTACTGAAAAAATAAGGGGCTGTTACAGCCCCCCGGAAGATTATTTTTATTGTCTCATTGCAATACATTCATCCCTTCAATATTTTTATACGGTTCCCGTAGAAATTCGGCTACCCGTGCGTTGAACTGGTCTTTTTTAGTAGTGGCTATAAAGTGGCTGGCACTGGGTACAATCCATAAATAAGCCTGCGGTATATGCCGGTAAATATCCACCAGGTGCGTTACCGGAATACCATCATGGTCGCCACCGATTACCAATGTGGGACATTTTATAGCTTCCAGCTGTTGCAGCGTCAGATGAGGTTCCAAAAGATCCAGGCGGATTACTTTTAACTGGTTTTTGTTGGCCGCAGTAGGCGGTAACTTCGCCAGGCTATCTGCAGTACGCTGCAAATAATCATATACAAACGGGATCAGGGCTGTAGTATCCGGCCACAGATTAGGCCCCGACACCACCAGCTTCTTTACCTTCTCCGGATGCCGCATCGCCAGTACCAGCCCGGTAATACCACCATCGCTCCAGCCGATGACAGGGCAGCTTTTAATATGCAGGCTGTCCAGCAAGGCATTCACATCATCCGCCATCATTTCGAAAGTCAGTGAATCTGCCGGATCGGTGGTTTTACCATGCGCGCGGCTATCTACGGCAATAACGCGATAGTTTTTAGCAAAGAAAGGGATCTGCCCGGAGAATACATTGATGGAACCACCATTGATATGTAACAACAGCAAGGGTTCTCCTTTGCCATAACTTTCGTAATACAAACGGATGCCTCTGGTGGCCTGATAGCGGCCGGCAGCTTTGTTGTTGCCATAAGGCGTCTGGGCATATACACCTGTTGCCATCAGCAATAGTAACAGGAAAGCGGGTACGATTTTAAAACCAGGGTTTTTCCTAGATTCCGGCATATGATTGTTTTTTTGGGTTTCATACAGGGGTTCACTGTTCCCGCAGCCATTCACCGCTCCGTTGCCATACTCAGTTGTTACCGGATGTCGGGTTACTACCTGTACCACCGGCCGATGCACGCATTGCTGTTGCCGCAATTTAAGTTGTTTTCATGTTAAACTTCCGCAGCTGTTTTTGGGAGAGAAAATAACGATACGGAAGAGATGTCTTCACCTATTGCAGGTAATGGTCCTACGCTTGGGCAAAAGCAGCACCACAGCATCTCCCGGCAGATTGGGAAATATACCGTTCGTAGCAAACGGACTTCACACATTCAACATTTTCTATTATCTTGTCGGCTCAAAACCGCTAGGACCCAATCTCTATTAGCATGGCCAAGGAAACATCCGGATTTATCCCCGCCGGTATTCAGCTCAGCAAAACAAGCGATGTGCCGCTCTATATGCAGCTGTACACACAATTCAAAGACATGATTGCCCGCGGACAGTTACAACCCGGCGACCGCGTACCCTCCAGCCGTAATCTGGCGGCGGAGTTGGGAGTATCCCGCATTATTGTGAACCAGTGTTTTGAGCACCTCATCATGGAGGGTTATTTCGCCGGTAAAACAGGCGTAGGTACTTTCATTGCTGCCGTGCTGCCGGAACAACTCCTGCAGGTGTCAACTGCCACCGCTCCTGCTCCGCCAACGGAACCCGCGCCGGCCTCGGCCTTCACCAGTAATCGCATCGCCGACAAACCATTTCAGATAGGGTTGCCTTCTCTCGACCGTTTCCCTTACCATACCTGGAATAAAGTAGCCGGCAACATCCTCAAAACCTTTAAACATTTTCACCTCGGCTATGAAGATACCCTGGGCTATGATTCCCTGCGGAAAGCCATTGCCGCCTATCTGCGGCTGGCCCGGGGGGTCCGTTGCGACCCATCTCAGGTAGTAGTGGTTACCGGTTCCCAGCAAGGACTTCACCTGGTACTACAGCTCTTGCTGGAACCCGGCGATCATGTATGGATGGAAGATCCCGGCTATTACGGCATCAAGCTGGCACTACGACATGCCCGGATGAATATCTGCCCGATTCCCGTGCAGTCCGACGGACTCGATATAGACTATGCCTTACAACACTACCCCACCGCCCGGATGGCCTACGTAACGCCTACTCATCAGTTTCCCCTGGGATGCAGGCTATCTGCCGAAAAGCGGCAACGCCTGCTGAACTGGGCCGCCGAAAACAACAGCTGGATTCTGGAAGATGACTACGACAGCGAATACCGTTACGAAGGCCGGCCTACTCCTTGTCTGCAAAGTGCAGATCAGCATGGCAGGGTTATCTATACCGGTACTTTCAGCAAAGTCATGTTCCCCGGGCTGCGCCTCGCCTATCTGGTATTGCCTTCTGCAGAACTGGTACAAAAGTGCAGCAGAATAAAAGAGGGCATCGACCGGCAATCTCCTGCCCTGGAGCAGTTCATCATGTGCGGCTTTATGGAGCAAGGCCATTTTATCCGGCATATTCATAAAATGCGATTACTATATGCAGAACGGCAACAGATACTGATTACCCTGCTCGAACAACACCTGCATGCCTACCTGGAAGTGGATCATATTCCGGCAGGGATGCACGTTGTATGCCGGCTAAAGCAACCTACCGATATCGCCCTGCTCAAGAAAGCACTCAAGGCCCGGCAGTTGCAAGTATCTTTTGTATCCACCTTTACGCTGGAACACCCGCAACCTCCTGCCCTGCTATTGGGCTTTCCGGCATTTTCTGCCTATAAACTGAAAACAGCTACCGCACAGCTACTGACCTGCTTTGAGCAGGCCACCGGATAGTGGTCTTATGGAATCCGCTAAAATGGACCTAGGCAGCTGTGTATCTACCCCCTAGTTTTGCTGCATAAACAGCACACTATGCAAACGATCACCGCCAGCACGACTATTAGCCCGATTGATGAACTTTCCCGTAAGACCGTTTCCTGCCTCGATATTGACATGAGTTATGTAGATACCGGAGGTACGGGTGATCCAATCGTATTCCTGCATGGTAACCCCACCTCTTCTTATCTGTGGCGCAACATTATTCCCTGGCTTAGCCCCTACCGTCGTTGCCTGGCCCCCGACCTGGCAGGTATGGGACGATCAGGAAAATCACCGGATAAAAAATACCATTTCACCGACCACGCTGCCTACCTGGATGCCTGGTTTGAAGCCCTCGGCTTAACAG
Coding sequences within:
- a CDS encoding alpha/beta fold hydrolase, which encodes MPESRKNPGFKIVPAFLLLLLMATGVYAQTPYGNNKAAGRYQATRGIRLYYESYGKGEPLLLLHINGGSINVFSGQIPFFAKNYRVIAVDSRAHGKTTDPADSLTFEMMADDVNALLDSLHIKSCPVIGWSDGGITGLVLAMRHPEKVKKLVVSGPNLWPDTTALIPFVYDYLQRTADSLAKLPPTAANKNQLKVIRLDLLEPHLTLQQLEAIKCPTLVIGGDHDGIPVTHLVDIYRHIPQAYLWIVPSASHFIATTKKDQFNARVAEFLREPYKNIEGMNVLQ
- the pdxR gene encoding MocR-like pyridoxine biosynthesis transcription factor PdxR is translated as MAKETSGFIPAGIQLSKTSDVPLYMQLYTQFKDMIARGQLQPGDRVPSSRNLAAELGVSRIIVNQCFEHLIMEGYFAGKTGVGTFIAAVLPEQLLQVSTATAPAPPTEPAPASAFTSNRIADKPFQIGLPSLDRFPYHTWNKVAGNILKTFKHFHLGYEDTLGYDSLRKAIAAYLRLARGVRCDPSQVVVVTGSQQGLHLVLQLLLEPGDHVWMEDPGYYGIKLALRHARMNICPIPVQSDGLDIDYALQHYPTARMAYVTPTHQFPLGCRLSAEKRQRLLNWAAENNSWILEDDYDSEYRYEGRPTPCLQSADQHGRVIYTGTFSKVMFPGLRLAYLVLPSAELVQKCSRIKEGIDRQSPALEQFIMCGFMEQGHFIRHIHKMRLLYAERQQILITLLEQHLHAYLEVDHIPAGMHVVCRLKQPTDIALLKKALKARQLQVSFVSTFTLEHPQPPALLLGFPAFSAYKLKTATAQLLTCFEQATG
- a CDS encoding SMI1/KNR4 family protein, which gives rise to MQQYDEQINRIKEKLSAARLKDTQLKVFGADHHTYYLDNPIDPTQLTSFEAAYQVVLPHAYKAFLCQVGNGGKSYMDAAAGPFYGIYPFGKHLDDLTTDPKTYLSRPAKIYPYMSDSRWTALNREIDSEPPLSDELYEAAVGNLFAGILPIGSQGCTYIHGLVLNGAHQGKVVNMDTDRQKPVFTFEDNFLDWYERWLDEIISGDLLNENAGWFGYTIGGTVHSLLEKFHTLTIPEAKTACLKGILSKAHITDAEAAIIESKYLAAAAGYQELWLNILVKFRYDQAVPHLITYSHISLLPVFQFVFWYAKDKARDWLPVIEKQRHQITDEETFRFCTYLLEAMAIDYGYLVVPFTRHAQEAIRQTAFYALGELKRKADYIAIFITGLGDPSNVVVHATLQALQGIKDPRLLYHYKKITNRFPDEQDYILANLEHRLAENGLSVAELRKIEPEGM
- a CDS encoding sensor histidine kinase gives rise to the protein MLKFLWKYIFPACYGLLVYFTIRLLADANSGMRFWERWWVINAIEISCSIVMGYFFVWMFHRLYDYFDRKWHMVFSYRHITRELWYVFIVNLVVQNLFLTPMAALTDDGLQWYDLVNINIIPLFYAFIYYGIKRSSTYLQAYIQHQLQLEKLTNDQLQTELKFLKAQYHPHFLFNALNTIYFQMDEDIGAAKKTMEQFAELLRYQLYDQQDTVPVRQEIQYLQNFIELQKIRSSSKLQLSVEIDAQLQEQQIYPLLFLPLVENAFKYIGGQYRLHIQLQQQSPGIRFRITNSVPASTTATRPGGIGLENLKRRLALLYPGQHLFATHIQEDDFIAELNLTLPA
- a CDS encoding acyltransferase family protein produces the protein MSATPRQTYLDWLRIIAIAGILVFHAAMPYVSEWEWHLKNKETGHVLLEMNDFLHRFRMPLLFFISGMVSYYMLQHRTGGSFLGLRFRRLFIPLLVGILIIVPPQVYMQRLAEGYTGNFWDFYPTLFTTGVYPQGNISWHHLWFISYLLVYDILLAPLFIWLISAGGKRWLQRCNFLARGAFVYLLIIPSLLIYTFLFLHFSATNDLIHDYAYFPYWGLFVLVGFICVAHPLLAESLERNRRLSFTLAFTSLLFINYLRWNKLDHWQSIPGYLYDWKTYTSLAIGGICAWMWVFTAVGYGKKYLNRTSPVLPYLNEAIYPFYILHQTVIVILTYYLIGVPDGMGMKYLFTVVVTFLLTMCMYHLYIRPFAITRFLFGMKPRLSRRKASPKPATIVSTETAIPAR
- a CDS encoding LytR/AlgR family response regulator transcription factor, coding for MSNLTIRCVITDDEPLASKGLLGYAAKTGLLQVVAVCEDAVQLNTILKQQPVDLLFLDIEMPYITGIDFLKSYPSPPKVIFTTAYERYAMQGFELDVLDYLLKPISFERFLKATNKAYDYFAAQQTPDQAYFFIRSDKKLEKVLYRDILFAAALENYVAIYTADRKIITHTTLKSVQEALPAQQFIQPHKSYLVNIQHISAIEGNILHMGTHQLPISKYQKEALLEKIVNNRLLKK
- a CDS encoding helix-turn-helix domain-containing protein encodes the protein MQKMESLTDFYKEKMRPVPEGLGKSPEHFNVMRWPADAGQVLIPPAFSRKDFYKIKLIMGKTRCHYADKTITITDSALLFASPYVPYQLERLEESQHELFCIFTESFFHQFGNIKAYPVFNPQHNPVYFPTPAEVVAITAIYQRMETELHSDYAYKYDVLRTLVYELVHTVMKMQPAPAVTPVGAVADARIAALFMELLELQFPVNTLQAVVNLRRPRDFAACLSVHVNHLNRAVKNTTGKTTSACIAARLLQEAKVLLKHTQWSVAEITYCLGFESPSHFNRFFREQVSLTPGMYRAQA
- a CDS encoding ABC transporter ATP-binding protein, whose product is MALQIARLTLERGIYWVKGANGSGKSTLLKAIAGVLDFSGNIHLDNISIKKMPVAYRKLVSYAEAEPVLPEFLTGLEMLALFRAARGGTAAEERYYLESMEMAAYLHQPLGTYSSGMLKKLSLVLAFLGRPTLILLDEPLITLDAASLEVLYTWITAKHSTQGTGFLLSSHQQLEQPDFPLTGMVYTADHTVKYLPE
- a CDS encoding aldo/keto reductase; this encodes MMDLTHYRTLGQSGLRVSPLALGTMTFGEDWGWGSTPATAAQILAAYLEAGGNIIDTANVYTKGHAEKIIGDYIRQSAIRRDQLVISTKFFCNLYPGDPNGGGTGRKAIIASLENSLRRLQTDYIDIYWMHAFDPHTPIAETMSALHHLVTAGKVRYIAVSDTPAWKVAQAQLLALQHGWTPFIGLQLEYSLLERTAEGELIPMAQELGLGVMPWSPLKEGVLSGKYTRENSGQPQSGRNHLRIKPAFPEATYQLIDQLIAISHTKGCSPAAVALAWVISRPGVTSTLAGARTPEQLQQNLAALAITLTPEEIQSLEALSTPVLSFPIPFLRNGVGDLAQAGTTLNGVPATVPAILPTSEQGPY